The Juglans regia cultivar Chandler chromosome 2, Walnut 2.0, whole genome shotgun sequence genome includes a window with the following:
- the LOC108986050 gene encoding uncharacterized protein LOC108986050, translating to MEEAASKSAELPQQIMISSGLTIKIAPSCIRAGVETGVPGSSNSDLPSPNIKNSMESSPYNSPSLVSPPSSAFVSALQSPYISPRAMTPKPQENPTPVTLPSPPVSYRGSLSDDIPSSSYTPPSDQYEYSDDPADAKLKFVTCDPAPPRLSFSFPVPRISFAKGPVSPASSAKLRSCDVYIGFHGQNPNLVRFSKWLKSELELQGIACFVADRAKYSDSQSHEIADRVICSVTYGVVVATNSSFLNHLSLEEIRFFAQKKNLIPLFFHTGPAQIMGLLNCNSIDKECKEAIDGLIKCNEFKLEANEGNWRSCVTKTAGILRTKLGRNSVAEKDGVVEGFEEIPFPRNRFFVGREKEISEVEILLFGCGDCQEQVCSAHAIKGEATGQSEGLADEESDVVMTRGAGRYISLEMGKSKEPILEAWVEPVLGRNSFKRCKYKKPKSLGSSVICINGVPGIGKTDLALEFAHRFSQRYKKVLWVGGEARYLRQNILNLSLNLGLDVTADAEKERGRIRSFEEQEFEAFKRIKRELFRDMPHLLIIDNLETEKDWWEGKDLHDLIPRNTGGSHVIITTRLSKVMNFDTVQLPPLPLSDAMVLIRGRRKKDYTAGELEFLGKFDEKLGRLSYGLWLIGSLLSELAIGPASLFEAINQVPLNEGSLMSNTEEQYWKNNPFLMKVLQFCFSVLQQTNGRRNLLASRMLLVGGWFAPTPISASLLAAAAKNMPAMGNRFKKWTKCLSLTFGCCASCLAPQTCKSEEDSALILVQLGLARRTNKQTGCWIQLHPITQVFARTKEGLQAAKATVQGVRKTGNPLANSDHLWASAFLVFGFKSEPPLVQLKAIEMVLYIKRTALPLAIQAFKTFSRCNSALELLKVCTNVLEEVEKSFVSQIQDWCHGSLCWKKKFQGNQRVDEYVWQDVTLLKATLLETRAKLLLRGGHFDSGEDLCRTCISIRTVMLGHNHAQTLAAQETLAKLVRMRSKI from the coding sequence ATGGAAGAAGCAGCATCAAAATCTGCGGAACTACCTCAACAAATCATGATTTCCAGTGGTCTCACCATCAAGATAGCACCTAGTTGCATAAGAGCAGGCGTAGAGACTGGTGTTCCCGGTAGTTCTAATTCAGATTTGCCATCTCCAAACATAAAGAACTCAATGGAATCATCCCCATACAACTCTCCCTCCCTTGTGTCGCCACCTTCATCAGCATTTGTTTCAGCCCTGCAGTCACCATACATATCCCCAAGGGCCATGACCCCAAAACCACAAGAAAACCCAACTCCCGTTACCCTTCCATCACCGCCGGTCTCATACCGGGGCTCTCTGTCTGACGACATTCCAAGCAGCTCGTACACTCCCCCATCCGACCAATATGAGTATTCGGATGACCCAGCTGATGCAAAGCTCAAATTTGTGACCTGTGACCCGGCTCCCCCTCGCCTCTCCTTCTCATTTCCAGTCCCTCGAATCTCCTTCGCCAAAGGACCCGTCTCTCCTGCTTCCAGTGCCAAACTCAGGAGCTGTGATGTTTACATTGGCTTCCATGGCCAAAACCCCAACCTGGTGCGCTTCTCTAAGTGGCTTAAGTCGGAGCTTGAGCTTCAGGGAATTGCTTGTTTTGTTGCGGACAGAGCGAAGTACTCTGATAGTCAGAGCCACGAGATTGCTGACCGGGTTATCTGCTCCGTCACATATGGGGTTGTGGTTGCGACTAATTCCAGTTTTCTGAACCATCTCAGCTTAGAGGAGATAAGATTCTTTGCTCAGAAGAAGAACCTGATACCACTCTTCTTCCACACGGGACCGGCTCAGATCATGGGCCTTCTCAACTGTAATTCCATTGATAAAGAATGTAAAGAGGCAATAGATGGACTTATCAAGTGCAATGAATTCAAGCTGGAAGCCAATGAGGGTAACTGGAGAAGCTGTGTAACCAAAACTGCTGGTATTTTACGAACAAAGCTTGGTCGAAATAGTGTGGCCGAGAAAGATGGGGTAGTAGAAGGATTTGAGGAGATACCCTTCCCGAGAAACAGATTTTTTGTtggaagagaaaaggaaattTCGGAGGTTGAAATTCTCTTATTTGGATGTGGGGATTGTCAAGAGCAAGTTTGTTCTGCGCATGCCATCAAGGGAGAAGCCACTGGGCAATCCGAAGGCCTGGCAGATGAGGAAAGCGACGTCGTTATGACTAGAGGAGCGGGGAGATACATCAGTTTGGAGATGGGTAAGAGTAAAGAACCAATTTTGGAGGCTTGGGTAGAGCCAGTTTTAGGAAGGAATTCATTCAAGAGGTGCAAGTACAAGAAACCCAAGAGTTTGGGCAGCAGTGTGATTTGCATAAATGGGGTTCCTGGCATTGGTAAAACGGACCTTGCACTGGAATTTGCTCACAGGTTTTCACAGAGGTATAAGAAGGTTTTGTGGGTTGGTGGGGAAGCTCGATACTTAAGGCAAAACATAttgaatctctctctcaatttggGATTGGATGTAACCGCTGATGCTGAAAAGGAAAGGGGGCGCATTCGGAGCTTTGAGGAACAAGAATTTGAGGCTTTCAAGAGAATCAAGAGGGAGCTATTCCGGGACATGCCTCACTTACTGATTATTGATAATCTTGAGACGGAGAAAGACTGGTGGGAAGGAAAGGATTTGCATGATTTGATCCCAAGGAACACTGGAGGGTCTCATGTGATTATTACAACTAGGCTATCCAAGGTGATGAATTTTGATACAGTGCAGCTTCCTCCGTTACCATTGTCTGACGCAATGGTTTTGataagaggaagaaggaagaaagactACACAGCTGGTGAGTTAGAATTTTTGGGGAAATTTGATGAGAAGCTGGGAAGGCTGAGCTATGGTTTGTGGTTGATTGGATCACTACTGTCTGAGCTTGCAATTGGCCCTGCTTCTCTCTTTGAAGCTATAAACCAGGTGCCACTCAATGAAGGTTCTCTTATGAGCAACACTGAAGAACAGTATTGGAAGAACAATCCTTTCCTCATGAAAGTGCTACAATTTTGCTTCTCAGTATTACAGCAAACTAATGGCAGAAGGAACCTTCTTGCCTCGAGAATGCTTCTAGTTGGTGGTTGGTTCGCCCCCACACCCATTTCGGCGAGTTTGCTAGCCGCTGCAGCAAAGAACATGCCTGCCATGGGAAATCGTTTCAAGAAGTGGACCAAATGCCTGTCTCTCACATTTGGGTGCTGCGCTAGTTGTTTAGCACCTCAAACTTGCAAGAGCGAGGAAGACTCGGCCCTAATTCTGGTTCAATTGGGGCTAGCACGAAGAACCAACAAACAGACAGGATGTTGGATCCAGTTGCATCCCATAACGCAGGTATTTGCAAGAACAAAAGAAGGTTTGCAAGCTGCCAAAGCCACAGTTCAAGGTGTGAGGAAAACAGGAAATCCATTGGCCAACTCAGACCATCTATGGGCTTCCGCTTTCCTGGTTTTTGGATTCAAATCCGAACCCCCACTCGTCCAATTAAAGGCAATCGAGATGGTTTTATACATCAAAAGAACAGCTCTCCCTCTTGCAATTCAAGCCTTCAAAACCTTCTCAAGGTGCAACTCGGCATTGGAGCTATTAAAGGTGTGCACAAATGTACTTGAAGAAGTAGAGAAATCGTTTGTCTCTCAGATACAAGATTGGTGTCATGGGTCACTttgttggaagaaaaaatttcaaggTAATCAAAGGGTAGATGAGTATGTGTGGCAGGATGTGACATTGTTGAAAGCTACGTTACTCGAGACTAGAGCAAAGTTGCTGTTGAGAGGTGGGCATTTTGACAGTGGAGAAGACCTCTGCAGAACTTGTATTAGTATCAGAACGGTGATGCTCGGACATAACCATGCCCAAACCTTGGCTGCTCAAGAGACATTGGCCAAgctagtgaggatgaggagcAAGATATGA